The nucleotide window GTACATCGTCCTGCTGGCGAACGTCTGCATCAAATATAGGTAAGGCAATACCGCGTTCTTCCAGGCGCATGGCCAGGGTTTCTAGGCGGGAAAGATCTTCCGGGGGCAAGCGACCCACACCGACTACCATGGGGACTTTGCCGGCCCCGAAGGCATCCACATAGTGCTCCAGGTGCTCAAGCAGCTCCGGGTGCTCACCATTGAGAAGGACGATGACCCCGGCTGCATTGTTCAGCAGGATGGGCCACATGAAGCGGAAACGTTCCTGGCCGGGGGTGCCATAGAGACGAACACAACTGTTGTCAGGCAGCAGGATCTGGCCGTAGTCCAGCGCTGCGGTGGTCAGTTCCTTGTTGCACTGGGCCAGATCGGTATTGATCACATCAGTGGATACCGCTTCATGATCGCTGATGGCAGAAATCGCGGTGGTTTTCCCTGCGCCCATGGGGCCGGTAAAGAGAATCTTG belongs to Alcanivorax sediminis and includes:
- a CDS encoding GTP-binding protein, which translates into the protein MNAVASNEFKILFTGPMGAGKTTAISAISDHEAVSTDVINTDLAQCNKELTTAALDYGQILLPDNSCVRLYGTPGQERFRFMWPILLNNAAGVIVLLNGEHPELLEHLEHYVDAFGAGKVPMVVGVGRLPPEDLSRLETLAMRLEERGIALPIFDADVRQQDDVLLLVDALLCQIEADDCRSLEA